One window of Trifolium pratense cultivar HEN17-A07 linkage group LG5, ARS_RC_1.1, whole genome shotgun sequence genomic DNA carries:
- the LOC123886361 gene encoding uncharacterized protein LOC123886361, with amino-acid sequence MVTEVKTVETDKFCSGRQRGNRLYRNRTLSKVVVQNSVCWWRCIVDAEAIWFDLVRFRYKESVGNLLSWDDGAARSKDSIWWRDILKVGGKENDLWFPKSVSNVLGDGNLIGFWKEKWLGEIPFRELFPKLFNKEVDHNVVVAERLIGQRANRIWGWQWRSTLNSEEQGELLYLQQLLLDVDVMQDKSDQWRWTPDNTGMFSVKSVYSLLQNGRTARELNTNVLTSLQGMWNNDIPSKVGVFGWRLLIEKLPTRAALAYRGILTNSHDLSCVFCFKELEDCKHLFFNCNLMQQVWKSIYQWVGCAYHHYEEGWKHFNFFGDIVKSKKGSKVKHLIWLATTWCTWRVRNNIIFRGTIFDRNQLVDQIKFISWFWFIGRSGRDCSYSYYDWCVNPVECILSI; translated from the exons atggtaACAGAGGTTAAGACAGTGGAGACAGACAAATTTTGTTCTGGG AGACAGAGGGGTAATAGGCTGTATAGGAACAGAACATTGTCCAAGGTTGTTGTACAGAATAGTGTTTGTTGG TGGCGATGTATTGTTGATGCCGAAGCCATTTGGTTTGATTTAGTGCGGTTCCGGTATAAGGAGAGTGTTGGTAACTTGTTAAGTTGGGACGATGGTGCTGCAAGATCCAAGGATTCCATTTGGTGGCGTGACATCTTGAAGGTGGGGGGGAAGGAAAATGATCTATGGTTTCCCAAAAGTGTTAGTAATGTGTTGGGCGATGGTAATTTGATTGGATTTTGGAAAGAGAAGTGGCTAGGTGAGATTCCATTCCGAGAACTTTTTCCAAAATTGTTTAATAAAGAAGTGGATCATAATGTGGTGGTAGCTGAGAGGTTAATTGGACAAAGAGCTAACAGAATTTGGGGTTGGCAGTGGAGAAGCACCTTAAATTCAGAGGAACAGGGTGAATTATTATACTTACAGCAGCTGCTGCTGGATGTGGATGTGATGCAGGATAAGTCAGATCAGTGGAGATGGACGCCGGACAATACGGGGATGTTTTCAGTTAAATCTGTCTATTCTTTACTGCAAAATGGTAGAACTGCGCGGGAATTGAACACAAATGTATTAACATCTTTGCAGGGGATGTGGAATAACGATATCCCATCAAAAGTTGGTGTTTTTGGTTGGCGATTACTTATTGAAAAATTACCTACAAGAGCAGCTCTTGCTTATCGAGGTATTTTAACTAATTCTCATGATTTATCTTGTGTATTTTGTTTCAAGGAATTAGAGGACTGCAAACATCTCTTTTTCAATTGTAACTTGATGCAACAAGTGTGGAAAAGTATCTATCAATGGGTAGGCTGTGCGTATCATCATTATGAGGAAGGATGGAAGCATTTTAATTTCTTTGGTGATATTGTTAAATCGAAAAAGGGATCGAAAGTGAAACATTTAATATGGCTAGCAACCACTTGGTGTACTTGGAGGGTACGGAATAACATCATTTTTAGGGGGACTATATTTGATCGTAATCAGTTGGTAGATCAAATTAAGTTCATTTCGTGGTTTTGGTTTATTGGTCGGTCGGGTAGAGATTGCTCATATTCGTACTATGACTGGTGTGTTAATCCTGTAGAATGTATTCTTAGCATTTGA
- the LOC123883391 gene encoding protein ENHANCED DISEASE RESISTANCE 4-like → MDESAKHRLVRCPKCQNVLHEQASYSVYQCGGCGTVLRGKVNNGNGNGSLWEASDEGQGGRVLSKSGNSFRKDVGFMSDNNSDVDVKSNGGFSREDQRDSERLSKERERILNRSLDGSEKGVSENSYDVGKSKGEGGKAIRREHHEPKFQVGGSNFPRRMSNWPNEERVDMEGVRFSTLNYPDEGTSRFSYNHGEQWNNYKDMDGMSRVRHLEQDRAELLRKLDELSKQLSNSSEMVNNNPKEKGHPDSKMVPPGPRSGPDTRFPDGPSGSNRTASKQFFGPNTNMAGPPYFNYHHDPYGYTSGHEMSMHNFHPSMHNPNYIPGYGDPFVSQRMRGPQHPLSHQFPQQPMHPYFPGHYADTGLDSYEQYAHNPMPHPPSCSCFHCYNNKRRGVMPAPPATFLNSRFPHTSNDPILNRHDIPVGQLVHNSRTAIPAANSHEKQLHSRLASDFDSERGGFPTSRSQKVMPASGSQRCHPIAGGAPFITCYNCFELLQLPKKVLVKVKIRKQKMRCGACSSEINISVVNKKLVTSPHVETEETIDDASIEVVNSHVSHSRGHVNTNGVNFSSDDYSGFDFHSVDRGSPVMASDPSLNSSKLQEMQSFHSSSSSTSEDENSPEVMTAPGEAANSIQPTKASVLSPPAGSPLQEYLDYSSNNNHAVNRFGKGNQSGRSEQEKAVKLENNTSRQNSLKEVVLVSEMDVNDYSNSGISQDYGDTSREDDRTRSSKGGESFFANIFKKGSRGSSQTDKVDDRENCVVTVNGQPLSDRVVKKAEKLAGPIQPGNYWYDSRAGFWGVIGGPCRGIIPPFIDEFNYPIPDKCAGGNTGVFVNGRELHQKDLDLLSRRGLPTDNDRSYIVEITGRVLDVDTGEELDGLGKLAPTVEKAKHGFGMKVPRAAAA, encoded by the exons ATGGATGAATCAGCTAAGCATAGATTGGTGAGGTGTCCCAAATGTCAAAATGTTCTTCATGAGCAAGCTAGTTATTCTGTTTATCAATGTGGTGGTTGTGGAACTGTTCTTAGAG GAAAGGTTAATAATGGTAATGGAAATGGTAGTTTGTGGGAGGCATCAGATGAGGGACAGGGTGGAAGAGTTCTTTCTAAATCAGGAAATTCCTTCAGGAAAGATGTAGGTTTTATGAGTGATAATAATTCAGATGTTGATGTTAAGTCTAATGGTGGCTTCTCGAGGGAGGATCAAAGGGATTCAGAGAGATTGAGTAAGGAGCGTGAGAGGATTCTGAATCGTTCTCTTGATGGTAGCGAGAAAGGAGTTTCGGAGAACAGTTATGATGTCGGTAAAAGTAAAGGTGAAGGGGGTAAAGCAATAAGAAGGGAACACCATGAACCAAAATTTCAAGTTGGAGGGTCCAATTTCCCGAGGAGAATGTCTAATTGGCCAAACGAGGAGAGAGTTGACATGGAAGGTGTGAGATTTTCCACGTTGAATTATCCTGATGAGGGAACTTCAAGATTTTCTTATAATCATGGTGAACAATGGAATAATTATAAAGACATGGATGGTATGAGTAGGGTTCGGCACCTCGAGCAAGATCGAGCCGAGCTTCTAAGGAAGCTTGACGAGTTATCAAAGCAGCTGAGCAATTCTTCTGAAATGGTTAATAATAATCCTAAAGAAAAGGGTCATCCTGATTCAAAGATGGTTCCTCCAGGTCCTCGCAGCGGCCCTGATACTCGGTTTCCAGACGGACCTTCAGGGTCAAACCGGACGGCCTCAAAGCAATTCTTTGGTCCTAATACAAATATGGCAGGTCCTccttattttaattatcatcaCGATCCATATGGTTATACTAGTGGTCATGAAATGTCCATGCACAACTTCCACCCTTCGATGCATAACCCTAACTATATTCCTGGATATGGAGATCCTTTTGTATCGCAAAGGATGAGAGGTCCACAACATCCGTTATCCCACCAATTCCCACAACAACCGATGCATCCCTACTTTCCTGGACACTATGCTGATACCGGTCTAGATTCATATGAACAATATGCACATAATCCTATGCCGCACCCGCCTTCCTGCTCTTGTTTTCATTGCTACAACAACAAAAGAAGAGGTGTGATGCCAGCACCGCCTGCTACGTTCCTTAACAGCAGATTCCCTCATACCTCAAATGATCCTATATTAAACCGTCATGATATCCCAGTTGGTCAACTTGTTCATAATTCTAGAACTGCTATTCCGGCTGCAAATTCTCATGAAAAGCAATTACATTCAAGATTGGCTAGTGACTTCGATTCTGAGAGGGGTGGATTTCCCACAAGCCGTTCTCAGAAAGTAATGCCGGCTAGCGGTAGTCAGCGATGCCATCCTATAGCAGGTGGTGCTCCTTTCATCACATGTTATAATTGCTTCGAGTTACTGCAACTTCCTAAAAAAGTACTGGTTAAGGTGAAGATTCGTAAGCAGAAAATGAGATGTGGAGCTTGTTCTTCTGAAATAAATATTTCTGTCGTAAACAAGAAGCTAGTTACTTCTCCTCATGTGGAAACAGAAGAAACTATTGATGATGCTTCTATCGAGGTTGTGAATAGCCATGTGTCACATTCTCGTGGCCATGTGAACACAAATGGTGTTAACTTCTCATCCGATGATTATTCTGGTTTTGATTTTCACTCAGTAGATAGAGGATCTCCTGTTATGGCTTCAGACCCAAGTTTGAACTCTAGCAAGCTGCAGGAGATGCAAAGCTTCCATTCTTCATCTTCGAGTACCTCAGAGGATGAAAATAGTCCAGAAGTTATGACTGCACCAGGAGAAGCCGCTAACTCAATTCAGCCGACTAAAGCCTCGGTGTTGTCTCCACCTGCCGGCTCGCCACTTCAAGAGTATCTTGATTATTCTAGTAACAACAACCATGCAGTGAATCGGTTTGGGAAAGGCAACCAAAGTGGTCGCTCAGAACAAGAGAAGGCGGTGAAGCTAGAAAACAATACCTCAAGGCAAAATTCTTTGAAAGAGGTAGTGCTTGTATCTGAGATGGATGTCAATGATTATTCGAACTCTGGGATTTCACAGGATTATGGTGATACAAGCCGAGAAGACGACCGTACTAGATCAAGCAAAGGAGGTGAATCGTTTTTCGCAAACATTTTCAAGAAAGGTTCCCGGGGTTCTTCACAAACTGACAAAGTCGACGATCGTGAAAATTGTGTTGTTACCGTAAATGGACAACCCTTATCAGATCGTGTGGTTAAGAAAGCTGAAAAGTTAGCCGGACCAATCCAGCCAGGAAATTACTG GTATGATTCTCGGGCTGGATTTTGGGGTGTTATCGGTGGACCTTGTCGTGGAATTATTCCA CCATTCATAGACGAGTTCAATTATCCTATTCCTGATAAATGTGCCGGTGGAAACACCGGTGTTTTTGTAAACGGGAGAGAACTTCACCAAAAGGATTTAGATTTGCTTTCTCGTAGAGGACTTCCAACTGATAACGATAGATCTTATATCGTTGAAATTACCGGGAGAGTCTTGGATGTAGACACAGGTGAAGAACTAGATGGCCTCGGCAAACTTGCACCAAC GGTGGAGAAAGCAAAGCATGGATTTGGCATGAAAGTACCAAGAGCAGCAGCAGCATGA